In Vespa crabro chromosome 7, iyVesCrab1.2, whole genome shotgun sequence, a single window of DNA contains:
- the LOC124425540 gene encoding neurexin-4 isoform X3: protein MTRREKRIFGILVLLNILGEVPANLTVSSESESIEETIAITTTKKPIPERCLVKQDQGPCKHYVHKWSFHKTDGKCKTFPYGGCLGNENRFNSEAECLHYCIGGPDHTLPPYLVTKGSVFVTTSIPTSSTSPTTTSSTPRPTFAPPQPTRPPVPKEKRGKELTFMESGYEKTFMFAQSNTFIQLDGSGIKTFQLRLCREISFKFRTKLPHGLLVYHSVKDRPESLEPYALYVIVEKGQLKVVHVFGKKSTSLTVGEGLNRDEWHSVLVRIDVHGAKLIARVDEKQSETSLEVLERVVNYGVSEELASVVLIGGLSSEERLHGVKYIIESFVGCIRDMVLSSGKSASDLLPILPLIATKHENVKEGCIDKCWTRENLCFMPDQCVNHYNSLTCDCFGTKYEGERCDVYTATILTLRGSSYVSFRVYDWKDRVHSSVNKISLAFKTKFDDSALFYASGEIDGTPHYVAASIMNGSVYVELDFGHDSKIATVLGDYVTSDHWNNLTIFHNGSLIFVSLDEEIKVLEIPGENYNMIIDPEIYIGGGPELHKKKGLVSHNNFVGSLKYVFFNDKSIIYELKRSNPMVHYIGVLEPEYYEADVEVIPITYPFAGSHIWWPIEKTDSLKLNFDFKSSKPIAVVASGDVKSNRGLGYWELRLVNDEIRFQLIPVSIENITVSTAIKFPTYNTSWHAVELNYTKGELNILIDYRNKQSKLFAMTFELGDKVIIGSGKGNAGLVGCMRDIQVNGQKIEPRYIINTKKVVGEVALDNCQFVDPCKRPNTCEHGGKCSVKEDRITCDCTNTGYIGKNCHFADNKKTCEELALLGYTQDDVYTIDIDGNGRFPPASVKCEFQSIEDSTKTIVEHNLPSQVDVRSIAESDFSFSIKYRQFTPEMLQELISHSLYCSQYVKYDCYKAPLELHSATWFLGSKGTTVDYIGNVNRGSCPCGMNRTCVSSNLSCNCDVSSGSAGKWLSDEGYYETPDALGITGMVFLQQRDLEEDAQGRITLGPLECVETNTQKYVVTFTTSQSYIEVPGWRKGDIAFSFRTTGEKAILLYQPPIRSNYPSFMVALTSEYRLTFNFTLNTGTIRDLEVNSQRKLNNGEWQKIWIDYNDYHVRFMINTDYAMVDLLPEEEFGPFEGSMFIGGATAEHLKTSSVRQGLIGCFRGLVVNGEILDIHSYMSVHLSEIIKDCKPSCQPNKCQNGARCVELWSNFECVCENRWAHLGTFCETNINNKALTFTSPGAFLKKNYFGSDDNGEKILLKSMFERNILINLRTYDTHSLILYANDHLNNFVHLYISNGTSIVYLFNAGNEIKNITVQHSGVNTGISVQIAIIHGEKSTTLHVNDYNVTLNATPILLDSYSNKPWINPEKEVLAPQRPPAPPTDYFQMNLGGFDPDDLLRVGKEGNLTQGYVGCLRGLMIGEYHVDLPNLASEANHEGSKGVLPNCQMKCDAMPCKNLGICTEDFGRQESFCNCELTSYFGEHCADEKGADFSGESVLQREFDLEGEVKQVKVQLAFSTNELRQRTTALLLLQTENKSYYLLVALTSEGQLIFEEDTEGIAYGVRLNDRNFLNGARHSVYYVRENNTTMLLIDREHVQLLPIPILSLGDYYDTPGSTEIQIGGLNTTDSRFSAYKGYTGCLSNVVISINGGPIMKPLEEYMLFTKQGSETVRATIPAGVRSAQCAVFHAQPRGLEPQRNDSVGIKGVWAEDPPERILYKSQYSDATQEEQGAGTYIFIALCCLFVGAVIGCIYEVWRSARKDRRRRRSAAAVASKSPSPSGSQRWQPQQYTDSLVTTTGIKTIGFKITDDEKRPNGTHMKASAKEYKPLPNTEPKELMNDKKVHIKADEEPEKKELLGVNTGIVNKPPKPNPFSMEDLREEPELEECEEEEEDNEEKTELTEEDDQEEQDEDNKKDGNEEEEEEEEEEEEGEGGKDDSQENEVLLKSVRDTSRRMSLIDNPLLNEEKGLLQTNFSVTGINEIKTECIPTVNNVDTNIEQTTTIIKKDPPKRPMSLDLSVPITFKKPHGRARFERVTARLIDPRDNMFKT from the exons ATGACCAGACGCGAGAAGAGGATCTTCGGGATCCTTGTCTTGCTGAACATCCTTGGAGAGGTTCCAGCGAATCTCACAGTCTCCTCGGAATCAGAATCGATCGAGGAAACAATAGCAATCACTACAACGAAGAAACCAATACCAGAGAGATGCCTTGTGAAACAGGATCAAGGACCTTGCAAGCATTACGTACATAAATGGTCTTTTCATAAAACCGATGGGAAGTGCAAGACATTTCCTTATGGTGGTTGTTTAGGGAATGAAAATAGATTCAACTCTGAAGCTGAATGTCTTCACTATTGTATCGGTGGTCCTGATC ACACGCTACCCCCTTACTTGGTAACAAAAGGCAGCGTATTTGTGACAACGAGTATTCCGACGAGCAGTACATCACCCACAACCACATCAAGTACTCCTAGGCCAACGTTCGCGCCACCCCAACCAACGAGACCACCAGTACCAAAGGAGAAACGAGGAAAG GAATTGACGTTCATGGAATCAGGATACGAGAAGACGTTCATGTTCGCACAAAGTAACACTTTCATACAACTCGATGGCAGTGGTATAAAGACCTTTCAATTGAG ATTATGCCGTGAGATATCATTCAAATTTCGAACTAAATTACCACACGGTTTACTCGTCTATCACAGCGTGAAAGATCGTCCAGAGAGTTTAGAACCTTATGCTCTTTACGTGATCGTTGAAAAAGGCCAGTTGAAGGTAGTACACGTATTCGGAAAAAAATCAACGAGTTTGACGGTTGGCGAAGGACTTAACAGAGACGAGTGGCACAGTGTTCTGGTTAGAATCGATGTTCACGGAGCAAAGCTTATCGCAAGAGTAGACGAAAAGCAATCGGAAACTAGCCTAGAAGTTCTTGAACGTGTCGTCAATTATGGCGTTTCCGAGGAATTGGCATCTGTCGTTCTTATTGGAG GATTAAGCTCAGAGGAACGTCTACATGGTGTTAAATACATCATAGAATCTTTTGTCGGCTGCATCAGAGATATGGTCCTTAGTTCCGGCAAGTCAGCAAGCGACCTGTTGCCTATTCTACCATTGATCGCAACCAAGCATGAAAATGTTAAGGAGGGTTGCATAGACAA GTGCTGGACAAGGGAAAATCTTTGCTTCATGCCCGATCAATGCGTCAATCATTATAATAGCCTGACATGTGACTGCTTTGGAACGAAATATGAAGGCGAACGTTGTGATGTCTACA CCGCCACGATTTTAACATTGAGGGGATCATCGTACGTGTCCTTTCGAGTTTACGATTGGAAAGACCGTGTCCATTCCTCGGTGAACAAGATCAGCTTGGCTTTCAAG ACAAAGTTCGACGATTCAGCATTATTTTATGCATCTGGTGAGATTGATGGTACACCTCATTACGTAGCAGCATCCATCATGAACGGTTCGGTTTACGTTGAATTAGATTTCGGTCATGATTCCAAAATTGCTACGGTTCTTGGCGATTATGTAACCTCCGATCATTGGAACAATTTAACTATCTTCCACAATGGTTCATTGATATTTGTGAGTTTAGACGAGGAAATTAAAGTACTCGAGATACCTGgggaaaattataatatgattatagATCCTGAGATATATATTGGTGGTGGACCAGAATTACATAAGAAAAAGGGTTTGGTGTCgcataataattttgtag gaTCATTAAAATACGTATTCTTCAACGACAAGTCAATCATCTACGAACTAAAACGATCTAATCCTATGGTTCATTATATCGGTGTGCTAGAACCAGAGTATTACGAGGCCGACGTCGAGGTCATTCCCATTACGTACCCTTTCGCAGGAAGTCACATTTGGTGGCCTATTGAGAAAACGGATTCTCTTAAACTCAACTTTGATTTTAAAAGTTCCAAACCAATTGCAGTGGTTGCATCAGGAGACGTAAAGAGTAATCGTGGACTTGGTTATTGGGAG cttcgTTTGGTTAACGACGAAATACGTTTTCAACTAATACCCGTctcaatagaaaatattacagTATCAACTGCTATTAAATTCCCAACTTACAATACTTCCTGGCATGCTGTAGAACTAAATTATACAAAGGGCGAGCTAAACATTCTAAttgattatagaaataaacagAGCAAGCTTTTTGCTATGACTTTTGAATTAGGTGACAAGGTAATCATTGGAAGTGGCAAGGGTAACGCTG GTTTGGTAGGTTGTATGCGAGATATTCAGGTAAATGGGCAGAAGATAGAGCCTAGATACATCATAAATACTAAAAAAGTTGTCGGTGAAGTAGCTTTAGATAATTGCCAATTCGTTGATCCATGTAAAAGACCAAACACTTGCGAACACGGTGGTAAATGTTCTGTGAAAGAAGATCGGATAACTTGTGATTGTACGAACACTGGGTATATTGGAAAGAATTGTCATTTTG cagataataaaaaaacatgtGAAGAATTAGCGCTGTTGGGGTACACTCAAGATGACGTTTATACAATTGACATCGATGGAAATGGAAGATTTCCACCTGCTTCAGTAAAATGTGAATTTCAATCTATCGAAGACTCAACCAAGACGATCGTAGAACATAATTTACCATCCCAAGTCGACGTCAGATCCATCGCCGAATCAGATTTTTCATTTAGTATTAAATACAGACAATTTACTCCAGAGATGCTTCAAGAACTGATCTCTCATTCCCTTTACTGTAGTCAATATGTGAAGTATGATTGTTACAAAGCACCCTTGGAACTTCATAGTGCAACCTGGTTTCTTGGTTCAAAAGGAACAACAGTTGATTATATTGGAAATGTTAACAGAGGCTCTTGTCCATGTGGCA TGAATAGAACCTGTGTCAGTAGCAATTTGAGTTGTAACTGTGATGTGTCATCTGGAAGTGCTGGAAAATGGCTCTCCGATGAAGGTTATTACGAGACTCCAGATGCATTAGGTATCACTGGTATGGTATTTTTACAACAAAGAGATCTCGAAGAGGATGCTCAAGGTCGCATAACTTTAGGACCATTGGAATGTGTCGAGACaa acACACAGAAATACGTTGTAACTTTTACGACCTCACAATCCTATATTGAAGTGCCAGGTTGGCGAAAAGGTGATATAGCTTTTAGCTTTCGTACAACAGGAGAAAAAGCTATACTTCTTTATCAACCACCAATCAGAAGTAATTATCCATCGTTCATGGTAGCATTGACATCAGAATATCGATTAACATTTAACTTTACTCTCAATACTGGAACTATTCGGGATTTGGAAGTAAACAGCcaacgaaaattaaataacgGAGAGTGGCAGAAGATTTggatcgattataatgattaccATGTTAGATTTATGATTAACACTGATTACGCAATGGTTGATTTGTTGCCTGAAGAAGAATTTGGTCCATTTGAGGGTTCCATGTTCATCGGTGGTGCTACAGC AGAACATTTGAAAACTTCATCGGTTAGACAAGGATTAATTGGATGTTTCCGTGGTCTTGTTGTAAATGGTGAAATATTGGATATCCATAGTTACATGTCGGTACACCTTtccgaaattattaaagattgcaAACCTTCTTGTCAACCTAACAAGTGTCAAAACGGTGCAAGGTGTGTCGAACTTTGGAGTAATTTTGAATGCGTTTGTGAGAACAGATGGGCTCATCTGGGAACTTTCTGTGAGacaa atATCAACAATAAAGCTTTAACGTTTACCTCACCGGGtgcttttctaaaaaaaaattattttggtTCGGATGACAATGGAGAAAAGATATTGTTGAAGAGTATGTTCGAACGAAACATATTAATCAATCTAAGAACTTACGATACTCACTCACTGATACTTTATGCTAATGATCACTTAAACAACTTTGTGCATCTTTACATCTCGAATGGTACTAGTATCGTGTATCTCTTCAATGCAgggaatgaaattaaaaatattactgtGCAACACTCAG GTGTTAACACGGGAATATCAGTACAGATAGCCATCATTCATGGAGAAAAATCTACGACCCTTCATGTGAATGACTATAATGTTACATTGAATGCAACTCCTATACTTTTAGATTCTTATTCTAATAAACCTTGGATTAATCCTGAAAAGGAAGTGTTAGCACCTCAAAGACCACCTGCACCACCAACAGATTATTTCCAA ATGAATTTAGGTGGTTTTGATCCAGACGATCTTCTAAGAGTCGGAAAGGAAGGTAATCTTACACAAGGATACGTAGGATGTCTTCGAGGATTGATGATTGGCGAGTATCACGTGGATTTACCAAACTTAGCCAGTGAAGCCAATCACGAGGGTAGCAAAGGTGTCCTTCCGAATTGTCAAATGAAATGTGACGCTATGCCTTGTAAAAACTTGGGTATATGCACAGAAGATTTTGGAAGGCAAGAATCCTTTTGCAATTGCGAATTGACGTCTTATTTTGGTGAACACTGTGCCGATG agAAAGGTGCCGATTTCAGTGGTGAGAGTGTACTTCAACGTGAATTCGATCTCGAGGGAGAAGTGAAGCAAGTGAAAGTACAACTAGCTTTTTCAACGAACGAACTACGGCAGCGAACAACGGCATTGTTGCTCTTGCAAACAGAAAACAA AAGCTATTACCTACTCGTGGCCTTAACGTCGGAGGGTCAGCTCATTTTCGAAGAGGATACCGAAGGCATAGCTTATGGTGTACGTCTCAACGATAGAAACTTCTTGAATGGAGCTAGGCATAGCGTTTATTATGTACGAGAAAATAACACGACGATGCTTTTG ATCGATCGTGAACATGTACAACTCTTACCAATTCCAATACTCAGTTTAGGCGATTACTATGATACTCCAGGTTCGACTGAAATTCAAATTGGTGGATTGAATACTACAGATTCTCGATTTTCTGCTTACAAAGGATACACTGGTTGCCTCAGCA ACGTTGTTATCTCAATCAATGGCGGACCTATAATGAAACCACTCGAAGAATACATGTTATTTACTAAACAAGGAAGTGAAACTGTAAGAGCAACGATACCGGCTGGCGTCAGGAGTGCACAATGTGCTGTTTTTCATGCACAACCTCGGGGTTTAGAGCCTCAAAGAAACGACAGTGTT ggaATTAAAGGAGTATGGGCCGAAGATCCACCAGAAAGGATTCTCTACAAATCTCAATACTCTGATGCGACTCAAGAAGAACAAGGTGCTGGGACCTATATTTTCATAGCTTTGTGCTGTTTGTTTGTCGGTGCCGTAATAGGATGTATTTATGAAGTATGGCGAAGTGCAAGAAAGGATAGAAGACGTCGACGAAGTGCAGCAGCTGTAGCTAGTAAATCACCGAGTCCTTCGGGATCACAAAGGTGGCAACCTCAACAATACACTGATTCGTTGGTTACGACGACTGGTATAAAAACTATTGGCTTTAAAATTACTGATGATGAAAAAAGGCCAAATGGTACTCATATGAAAGCTAGTGCTAAGGAATATAAACCACTGCCTAATACAGAGCCTAAAGAATTGATGAATGATAAAAAGGTTCACATAAAAG cAGACGAGGAACCAGAGAAAAAGGAGCTGCTAGGGGTAAATACAGGCATCGTCAATAAACCTCCGAAACCAAACCCATTc tCAATGGAGGATCTAAGGGAAGAACCAGAATTAGAAGAatgcgaagaagaagaagaggataatGAAGAGAAAACTGAATTGACGGAAGAAGATGATCAAGAAGAACAGGATGAGGACAACAAAAAAGATGGtaatgaggaagaagaagaagaagaagaagaagaagaagaaggagaaggagggaagGATGATAGTCAAGAGAACGAGGTCCTCTTGAAGTCGGTAAGAGATACGTCACGGAGAATGTCCTTGATCGATAATCCATtgttaaatgaagaaaagggaCTTCTTCAAACGAATTTTTCCGTAACTGgcataaatgaaattaaaacagAATGTATACCAACTGTTAATAATGTTGATACGAATATTGAACaaactactactattattaaaaaggaTCCACCAAAACGACCAATGAGTTTAGATCTTAGTGTCCCCATTACGTTCAAAAAGCCACACGGAAGAGCTCGTTTTGAAAGAGTTACAGCAAGATTGATCGATCCTCGCGATAATATGTTCAAAACTTAG